A region of the Desulfurobacterium atlanticum genome:
ATTTCCATTTTCATCAAACTCAACTATTCCGAATCTTTCAGGATCTTTTACATAATAACCAAAAACATAAGCTCCACCGTTACTCTCTATTTCGTTTTTTGCATCTTTCATGATTTTTACAAGATCATGACCAAAGAAAACATTATCTCCAAGCATATAACAAACATTATCATCACCTATAAACTCATCAGCAAGGATAAGACCTTCTGCAAGGCCGTTTGGCTTTTCCTGAATTTTGTAAGATATATTAATTCCAAGATGGCTACCGTTACCAAATAGCTTTTCAAAACTTTCAAGATCCTGAGGATTAACGATGAAAAGGACATCCTTTATTCCAAGAAGCATAACAAGGGATAATGGATAGTAAATCATCGGTTTGTTGTAGATGGGCAGGAAGTGTTTGTTAACAGTGATTGTAACTGGATAAAGTCTTGTGCCGCTGCCGCCTGCAAGAATTACTGCTTTCATTTCTGTTTTGCCTCCTTTACTTTATACACA
Encoded here:
- the rfbA gene encoding glucose-1-phosphate thymidylyltransferase RfbA, with translation MKAVILAGGSGTRLYPVTITVNKHFLPIYNKPMIYYPLSLVMLLGIKDVLFIVNPQDLESFEKLFGNGSHLGINISYKIQEKPNGLAEGLILADEFIGDDNVCYMLGDNVFFGHDLVKIMKDAKNEIESNGGAYVFGYYVKDPERFGIVEFDENGNVKSIEEKPENPKSNYAVVGMYFYDNEAVKIAKQVKPSDRGELEITSVNEEYLKKGRLKVKLLGRGFAWFDAGTHDSFLEAGEFVATIEKKTGLMIGCIEEIAFNNGWISKDQLLKIAQPLRKTDYGKYLMEIAKQER